The Longimicrobium sp. region AAGCGCCACGACCGGTCGCCGTCGCGGATCACGCGGTAGCAGGCCAGCGGGATCACGGGGATGAAGATCCCCACCAGGTAGAGCGTGGCCACGTGCGAGCGCGTCTGCGCGTCGGGGTCGCGCTCGCCGTACAGCATGGTGCCGAAGCCGTTGAGGGTGAACAGCGGCGGCGCGCTGGAGATCGGCTTCATGGGGCCGAACACCCGCAGCTGCGAGCAGTGCTGGCGGATGGTCGAGTTGAGGCCCGCCAGCCGCCCCTCGCCCCAGAAGCAGCGGTGCGTGCGCAGCATCTGCTCGGCGTCGGCGTGGTTCTTCTGGCTCAGCAGCGACGCCACCTGCGCCAGCGACCGGTAGTCGCCGTCCTGGGGCTGCAGCTCGCCGCTGGCGCGCGCGACCGCGGCGGCCAGCGTGAACGCCCCGGCGGCGAGCAGCTGGCACGCCAGGTCGCCCAGCTTCCACGCGGTGTACTCGCGCTGCTGCTCGTCGACCGCCACCACCCGGATGCGCCGCAGCACCGCGTCGGCGCGCTGCGGGTCGTTGCGGACGAGCTGCACCTCCAGGAGCTTGGTGAAGTAGCGCAGGTCCTCGAAGTCGACCGTGCCGTCGTGCCGGATCGCCTTCTCCAGCACCTCCTCGGCGGCGTCCAGGTCCTTGCGGTCGATGTACAGGTCGGCCAGCGCCACGTAGTAGCTGGTCACGTCCTCGCCCTCGGCGTCGGCGGCCAGCACGGCGCGCCGGAACATCGACTCCGCGTCGGCGATGCGCCCCAGCCGCGCGTAGGCGTGCCCCGCGTTGCCGAACCACGCGGGCGAGGGCTGCTCGCGCTGCAGCAGCTGCTCGAACAGCGGAAGCGCGTGCCCGGGCTTCTCCTGGTAGAGGAAGCAGAGGCCCAGCCAGTTGCGCGCGTAGTCGAGCGTGGGGTCCTCGGCCAGCACCTGCTTCAGGTGCTGCTCCGCCTCGGGATACCGCTGCGCCTCCATCGCGGCCGAGGCCAGCCGCAGCAGCCGCTGCACGGCGGCGCTGGGCGCGCGGTCGTACTCGGCGCGCGAGGCGGCGTCGTTCAGCACCTCGTACGCCTCGCGGATGCGCTTGAACTCCTCGGGCGCGCGCTCGGGGGGATAGCGGCGCAGGAGCGCGCGGTAGGCGGCGCGCACCTCGTCGCGGCTGGCCGTGCGCTCCACCCCCAGGCGCTCGTACAGGTCCTCGGCGTGGATGTCGATGTGGATGGTGGTCGTGGACATCTGTGTGCTCCGGGGCTTCAGTCGAGTTCGAAGAGGGTGTCGATCAATTGCTGCTCGCGCTCCGCCACGCGCTCCGCGTCGCCCGCCGCGAGCGCGGCCTTCAGCTCGCTGGCCAGGTGGTCCACCCGCGCCCGGGCGCCGGGCTCCAGCTGCGCCATCCGCGTCTCCGCGTGGCGCAGCAGCGCGGCGACCTTCGCGTACAGCGGCGAGCGCTTCCACGCCTCGCCGTCGCCGCCGGCGGCGTCATCGCTTCCGGCGGCCGGCGCCGCGCGTGGGGCCGGCGCGGCCGCGGCGGTGAGGGCGCCGGGGTGGGCATCGTCGATCCGTGCGCGGGCGCGCGCCTTCTCGTCGTCCGACATCACCGCGCGGTCGGGCTGCAGCCGGAGCCCCGTCTCGCGCCCGCGGGTGTCGCGGGCGACCACCTCGATGATCCCGTCGAGGTTGTACGACATCTGGATCTCGAAGGGCTGCCCCTCGGGGCCGGGGGCCGAGATCTGGTGCAGGAAGTCGCCGACCGGGGTGTTGTCACGGACGAAGCGCGCGTCGCCCTGGAAGAGCTTCACGTGCACCTGCTGCTGGAAGTCGGACGAGGTGAAGTACGTCTCCGTGCGCGTGCAGGGGATGGTGGTGTTGCGGCGGATGATG contains the following coding sequences:
- a CDS encoding DnaJ domain-containing protein; the encoded protein is MSTTTIHIDIHAEDLYERLGVERTASRDEVRAAYRALLRRYPPERAPEEFKRIREAYEVLNDAASRAEYDRAPSAAVQRLLRLASAAMEAQRYPEAEQHLKQVLAEDPTLDYARNWLGLCFLYQEKPGHALPLFEQLLQREQPSPAWFGNAGHAYARLGRIADAESMFRRAVLAADAEGEDVTSYYVALADLYIDRKDLDAAEEVLEKAIRHDGTVDFEDLRYFTKLLEVQLVRNDPQRADAVLRRIRVVAVDEQQREYTAWKLGDLACQLLAAGAFTLAAAVARASGELQPQDGDYRSLAQVASLLSQKNHADAEQMLRTHRCFWGEGRLAGLNSTIRQHCSQLRVFGPMKPISSAPPLFTLNGFGTMLYGERDPDAQTRSHVATLYLVGIFIPVIPLACYRVIRDGDRSWRFLGKVPFSKANKIHLAASLVVIFFFVLAVALTPSTPSSSSYYSSGSSYGSDYGTSPQRPSALRDLSSSYSPGSTGSPSEEGEATGEQARIESERFRVRWMGSQVQTLQARQDSIGNAIDDLKSQISAIEGRATGGTIASGDYPRYRRLIERHNALIDRYNEVQSQVQRETAEYETALRALNSRIDRYNSAQ